A single genomic interval of Mesoplodon densirostris isolate mMesDen1 chromosome 8, mMesDen1 primary haplotype, whole genome shotgun sequence harbors:
- the LOC132494882 gene encoding serine/threonine-protein phosphatase 2A catalytic subunit beta isoform-like, giving the protein MDDKAFTKELDQWVEQLNECKQLNENQVRTLCEKAKEILTKESNVQEVRCPVAVCGDVHGQFHDLMELFRIGGKSPDTNYLFMGDYVDRGYYSVETVTLPVALKVRYPERITILRGNHESRQITQVYGFYDECLRKYGNANVWKYFTDLFDYLPLTALVDGQIFCLHGGLSPSIDTLDHIRALDRLQEVPHEGPMCDLLWSDPDDRGGWGISPRGAGYTFGQDISETFNHASGLTLVSRAHQLVMEGYNWCHDRNVVTIFSTPNYCYRCGNQAAIMELDDTLKYSFLQFDPAPRRGEPHVTRRTPDYFL; this is encoded by the coding sequence ATGGACGACAAGGCGTTCACCAAAGAGCTGGACCAGTGGGTCGAGCAGCTGAACGAGTGTAAACAACTGAACGAGAACCAGGTGCGGACGCTGTGCGAAAAGGCTAAGGAAATCTTAACAAAAGAATCAAATGTGCAAGAGGTCCGTTGTCCTGTTGCCGTCTGTGGAGATGTGCATGGTCAATTCCATGATCTTATGGAACTCTTTAGAATCGGTGGGAAGTCACCAGATACAAACTATCTATTCATGGGTGACTATGTAGACAGAGGTTATTATTCTGTGGAGACTGTGACTCTTCCTGTGGCATTAAAGGTGCGTTATCCAGAACGTATTACAATATTGAGAGGAAACCACGAAAGCCGACAAATTACCCAAGTATATGGCTTTTATGATGAATGTCTGCGAAAGTATGGGAATGCCAATGTTTGGAAATACTTTACAGATCTGTTTGACTATCTGCCACTTACCGCTTTAGTAGATGGACAGATATTCTGCCTCCATGGTGGCCTCTCCCCATCCATAGATACACTGGATCATATAAGAGCCCTGGATCGTTTACAAGAAGTTCCACATGAGGGCCCAATGTGTGATCTGTTATGGTCAGATCCAGATGATCGTGGTGGGTGGGGTATTTCACCACGCGGTGCTGGCTACACATTTGGACAAGATATTTCTGAAACATTTAACCATGCCAGTGGTCTCACACTGGTTTCTCGTGCTCACCAACTTGTAATGGAGGGATACAATTGGTGTCACGATCGGAATGTGGTTACCATTTTCAGTACGCCGAATTACTGCTATCGTTGTGGGAACCAGGCTGCTATCATGGAATTAGATGACACTTTGAAGTATTCCTTCCTTCAGTTTGACCCAGCACCTCGTCGTGGAGAGCCTCATGTGACCCGGCGCACCCCAGACTACTTTCTGTAA